In Plasmodium reichenowi strain SY57 chromosome 1, whole genome shotgun sequence, the following are encoded in one genomic region:
- a CDS encoding ubiquitin carboxyl-terminal hydrolase 1, putative (part of same gene as PRSY57_0102200A~gap found within coding sequence), with amino-acid sequence NHTTQYERNTRHNYNSPLTHPLWRNRQEKERDLQRIKDEEERLKRRGGIPLTEAYDIENLIFLGICIKIVICRISNLLNAKSCLQQFHYFLNHKKLGLKIFKYSHIILVYFIPFFKKYYFLWKFIEHEIDKDIMNLIKYILDHLENMQVENIPLSLCNINNTSNQMLPGVSNQNINERTYAENLHSMNNIHNNKFCPSSYRHTQNILNMNSTHSSSVNTNFNKMNHSISEKMERNKNDNVFSFLKSTKNNMSFDQNGHLVNSNINYMKNKNFLLCKEEQEKHKSFQCLNYSRTKNNNIQEHIVYGKEIHNNHNLKDINVFKYKKHEHKHGEFFNLNNIKYPLYGKNKNFMDDDSFGKNIFNQKKKNKDEFIESFKNNSSYVINDEDDEHYISYDDMFRNYDSDDDSNISNSKNTSENFNVKDFITNLHFANLDDDNNIISKNLFSPSKRLNEQKCDQKYEHKYEQKYDQKYEQKCDQKYEQKCDQKYEQKYEQKYEQKYEHQGSSVKIQNNKIINKMKYDPFLSSTESSNYNEDKNIMYMYPNESNYKDSKKVLSQKKKKKKSTINNFQRIDSNGPHTNEEFIEKDQSTSIIGSLGQDDSFDKMSHKNTHFDHHKNNHSELTNNHIMKNVKHMKNIKQHCSNDDYSTSKYEEHVNEHTIRKNTNRRNSLYAYPTQNKISDQMENQKVKKNTSLEKNVHHMNDNYDEINFTEKYFEQEYGSDQHDQRNNSMDGVNRMDGVNRMDGVNRMDGVNRMDGVNRMDFMNHVNRVSPNNIEDVRMGRVKIKKYLMLPINKFTFENMTKRNYPHPPVGLMNLGNTCYLNSLLQALYSTVSFIVNLFLFKINETNNKVMTVPNYEIYKSQMHKENTNSELDYFLEEIKSFFKNMLTTDKSYISADRVLNMLPVELNNRNQQDVTEVFRYIFDKLGGSEKEFLRLIFSGVVIQKVQCQKCLFISKKKEIIHDLSFPVPISTNEKLSIQRFFDTFIQKEKIYGNNKYKCSRCNKKRNALKWNEIISPPCHLILILNRYNWSFSSNEKKKIKTHVKINSKIVVNNFDYKLYGAIIHGGISASSGHYYFIGKKSERQNKKKSSWYQMNDSVVTKANSKMINKISKDLSNDHTPYVLFYRCKQAPISPDLYF; translated from the exons GAAATCATACAACTCAATATGAAAGAAACACACGTCATAATTACAACTCGCCCTTGACGCACCCCTTATGGAGAAATCGTCAAGAAAAAGAACGAGATTTACAAAGAATAAAAGACGAAGAAGAAAGATTAAAAAGGAGAGGAGGTATACCTTTAACAGAAGCTTATGATATAGAAAATCTAATCTTTTTAGgaatatgtataaaaatagttATATGTAGAATTTCTAATTTATTGAATGCTAAATCATGTTTACAAcaatttcattattttctaaatcACAAAAAGTTAggtttaaaaatatttaaatactcacatattatattagtatattttataccattttttaaaaaatattattttttatggaAATTTATTGAGCATGAAATAGATAAAGACATTATGAatcttataaaatatattttggATCATTTAGAAAATATGCAAGTAGAAAATATACCATTAAgtttatgtaatattaataataccTCTAATCAAATGCTTCCAGGTGTATcaaatcaaaatataaatgaacGTACATACGCTGAAAATTTACATagtatgaataatatacataataataaattttgtCCCTCTTCTTATCGACATACACAAAATATTCTTAATATGAATAGTACACATAGTAGCAGTGTCAATActaattttaataaaatgaatcATTCTATTTCTGAAAAGATggaaagaaataaaaatgataatgtgttttcctttttaaaatcaacaaaaaataatatgtcTTTTGATCAGAATGGACATCTTGTTAATAGTAAcattaattatatgaaaaataaaaatttccTTTTATGTAAAGAGGAACaagaaaaacataaaaGTTTTCAATGTTTGAATTATAGTAGAAcgaaaaataataatatacagGAACATATTGTCTATGGAAAGgaaatacataataatcataatttaaaagatataaacgtattcaaatataaaaaacatGAACACAAACATGGAGAATTCTTTAAtttaaacaatataaaatatccattatatggaaaaaacaaaaattttatGGATGATGATAGTTTcggaaaaaatatattcaatcaaaaaaaaaaaaataaagatgaaTTTATTGaatcttttaaaaataattcatcatatgttataaatgatgaagatgatgaacattatatttcatatgaTGATATGTTTAGAAATTATGATAGTGACGATGATAGTAATATATCCAATAGTAAAAATACATCTGAAAATTTTAATGTAAAAGATTTTATAACAAATTTACATTTTGCTAACCtagatgatgataataatattatatctaaaaatttattttcacCATCCAAAAGAttaaatgaacaaaaatGTGATCAAAAGTATGAACAcaaatatgaacaaaaatatgatcaaaaatatgaacaaaaatGTGATCAAAAGTATGAACAAAAATGTGATCAAAAGTATGaacaaaaatatgaacaaaaatatgaacaaaaatACGAACATCAAGGTTCATCTGTaaaaattcaaaataacaaaataataaacaaaatgaaatatgATCCTTTCTTATCATCTACCGAATCTTCTAACTACAATGAAgacaaaaatattatgtatatgtacCCAAATGAATCAAATTATAAGGATTCCAAAAAAGTGTTAtctcaaaaaaaaaaaaaaaaaaaatcgacaataaataattttcaGCGTATTGATTCCAATGGACCACATACAAATGAAGAATTTATAGAAAAGGATCAATCCACAAGTATAATCGGAAGCTTAGGACAAGATGATTCTTTTGATAAAATGTCACATAAAAATACTCATTTTGATCATCATAAAAACAATCATTCCGAATTAAcaaataatcatattatgaaaaatgtaaaacacatgaaaaatataaaacagCATTGCAGTAATGATGATTATAGTACCTCAAAGTATGAAGAACATGTAAACGAACATACGATACGAAAAAATACAAACAGAAGAAATTCCTTGTACGCATATCCTACgcaaaataaaatatccGATCAAATGGAAAATCAAAaagtgaaaaaaaatacaagtctagaaaaaaatgttcaTCATATGAATGATAATTATGACGAAATAAATTTTACGGAAAAGTATTTTGAGCAAGAATACGGGTCAGACCAACATGATCAACGTAATAATAGTATGGATGGTGTAAATCGCATGGATGGTGTAAATCGTATGGATGGTGTAAATCGCATGGATGGTGTAAATCGCATGGATGGTGTAAATCGTATGGATTTTATGAATCATGTAAATCGTGTGAGTCCCAATAATATTGAGGATGTACGTATGGGGAGagttaaaataaaaaaatatttaatgctacctataaataaatttacCTTTGAAAATATGACTAAAAGAAATTATCCACATCCACCTGTAGGATTAATGAATTTAGGAAATACATGTTATTTAAATAGTTTATTACAGGCCTTATATAGTACAGTGTCTTTTATAGTaaatttgtttttgtttaaaataaatgaaacGAATAATAAGGTTATGACAGTTCCaaattatgaaatatataaaagtcAAATGCATAAAGAGAATACGAATAGTGAATTAGATTATTTTTTAGAAGAAATCAAatccttttttaaaaacatgTTAACTACAGATAAGTCCTATATATCTGCAGATAGAgttttaaatatgttaCCTGTAGAACTAAATAATAGAAATCAACAAGATGTGACAGAAGTttttagatatatatttgataaatTAGGTGGTTCagaaaaagaatttttaaGATTAATTTTCTCAGGAGTTGTAATACAAAAAGTACAATGTCAAAAATGTCTTTTcatttcaaaaaaaaaagaaatcaTACATGATCTATCATTTCCTGTCCCTATAAGTACGAATGAAAAATTATCGATTCAAAGATTTTTTGATACATTTATAcagaaagaaaaaatctacggaaataataaatacaaatgtTCAAgatgtaataaaaaaagaaatgcCCTAAAGTGGAATGAAATTATATCCCCTCCTTGTCACTTGATATTAATCCTTAACCg TTATAATTGGTCCTTCAGCTCAAAcgaaaaaaagaaaatcaAGACGCACGTTAAAATTAACTCAAAAATTGTAGTAAATAATTTTGACTACAAATTATATGGAGCAATAATACATGGTGGGATATCAGCATCATCAGgacattattattttatagGGAAAAAATCTGAAAgacaaaataaaaaaaaaagttcTTGGTATCAAATGAATGATTCGGTAGTGACAAAAGCAAATTCAAAAAtgattaataaaatttctAAAGATTTATCAAATGACCACACGCCTTATGTTTTGTTTTATCGTTGTAAACAAGCACCCATATCTCCAGATTTGTACTTTTAA